One window of Novosphingobium sp. 9U genomic DNA carries:
- the clpB gene encoding ATP-dependent chaperone ClpB, whose product MNLEKFTDRAKGFLQAAQTTAIRLNHQRITPEHILKALLDDSEGMAAGLIQRAGGNPKFALDGVNAALEKIPAVSGSGAQTTPGLDNDAVRVLDQAEQLAAKSNDAFVTVERMLLALTLALNTQAGKALAASNLTAPALEAAITQLRGGRTADSAGAENAYDAMKKYARDLTEAARSGKLDPVIGRDEEIRRTVQILARRTKNNPVLIGDPGVGKTAIAEGLALRIANGDVPDSLKDRALMALDMGSLIAGAKYRGEFEERLKAVLDEVKGAEGHIILFIDEMHTLIGAGASEGSMDAGNLLKPALARGELHCIGATTLDEYQKYVEKDAALQRRFQPVFVDEPTVEDTISILRGLKEKYELHHGVRITDGAIVAAATLSNRYITNRFLPDKAIDLMDEAASRIRMEVESKPEEIEKLDRRIIQLKIEEMALSKETDTASKDRLTTLREELGNLEQQSSELTTRWQNERDKIAAEGKLKEQLDAARLELEQAQRQGDLAKAGELSYGTIPALERQLAEAEAQASNAMLREEVTEDDIAGVVSRWTGVPVDKMLQGEREKLLNMESAIGARVIGQAAAVTAVSKAVRRARAGLQDPNRPMGSFLFLGPTGVGKTELTKALASFLFDDDNAMVRIDMSEFMEKHAVSRLIGAPPGYVGYDEGGVLTEAVRRRPYQVVLFDEVEKAHPDVFNVLLQVLDDGRLTDGQGRVVDFTNTLIILTSNLGSQYLANLDEGQDVSSVEPQVMEIVRGHFRPEFLNRLDEVILFHRLGQGEMGPIVEIQVGRVQKLLKDRKITLDLTEPAKRWLGRVGYDPVYGARPLKRAVQRYLQDPLAEKLLGGEIPDGTTVHIDEGDGALAISAG is encoded by the coding sequence ATGAATCTCGAAAAGTTCACCGACCGCGCCAAAGGGTTCCTGCAGGCCGCGCAGACCACTGCGATCCGGCTCAACCATCAGCGCATCACGCCCGAGCACATCCTGAAGGCGCTGCTCGACGACAGCGAAGGCATGGCCGCCGGCCTGATCCAGCGCGCCGGCGGCAATCCCAAGTTCGCGCTCGACGGCGTCAATGCCGCGCTGGAGAAGATCCCCGCCGTTAGCGGCTCGGGCGCGCAGACGACACCTGGCCTCGACAACGACGCCGTGCGCGTGCTCGACCAGGCCGAGCAGCTTGCCGCCAAGTCGAACGACGCCTTCGTCACGGTGGAGCGCATGCTTCTGGCGTTGACGCTGGCGCTGAACACGCAGGCAGGTAAGGCGCTCGCCGCATCTAACCTTACCGCACCCGCATTAGAAGCGGCGATCACCCAGCTGCGCGGTGGCCGCACCGCCGACAGTGCGGGGGCCGAGAACGCATACGACGCGATGAAGAAATACGCCCGCGATCTCACCGAAGCAGCGCGGTCGGGCAAGCTCGACCCCGTCATCGGCCGCGACGAGGAGATTCGCCGCACCGTCCAGATCCTGGCGCGGCGCACCAAGAACAACCCCGTCCTCATCGGCGACCCCGGCGTCGGCAAGACTGCGATCGCGGAAGGCTTGGCGCTGCGCATCGCCAACGGCGACGTGCCGGACAGCCTCAAGGACCGCGCGCTGATGGCGCTCGACATGGGCTCGCTGATTGCCGGCGCGAAGTACCGCGGCGAGTTCGAGGAGCGGCTGAAGGCCGTGCTCGACGAGGTGAAGGGCGCGGAAGGCCACATCATCCTGTTCATCGACGAGATGCACACGCTGATCGGCGCGGGCGCGTCCGAGGGTTCTATGGATGCGGGAAACTTGCTCAAGCCGGCGCTCGCCCGCGGCGAACTTCACTGCATCGGTGCGACCACGCTCGACGAGTACCAGAAGTATGTCGAGAAGGACGCCGCCTTGCAGCGCCGCTTCCAGCCGGTCTTCGTCGATGAACCCACGGTCGAGGACACGATCTCGATCCTGCGCGGCCTCAAGGAGAAGTACGAGCTGCACCACGGCGTGCGCATCACCGACGGCGCGATCGTGGCGGCAGCGACGCTGTCCAACCGCTACATCACCAACCGCTTCCTGCCCGACAAGGCAATCGACCTGATGGACGAGGCCGCCAGCCGCATCCGCATGGAAGTGGAGAGCAAGCCCGAGGAGATCGAGAAGCTCGACCGTCGCATCATCCAGCTCAAGATCGAGGAAATGGCGCTCTCCAAGGAGACCGACACCGCCTCAAAGGATCGGCTGACGACCTTGCGCGAAGAGCTCGGCAATCTCGAACAGCAGTCGAGCGAGCTCACCACGCGTTGGCAGAACGAGCGCGACAAGATCGCGGCCGAGGGCAAGCTGAAAGAACAGCTCGACGCCGCGCGGCTGGAGCTGGAACAGGCGCAGCGCCAGGGCGACCTGGCCAAGGCTGGCGAGCTTTCCTACGGCACCATCCCCGCGCTGGAGCGCCAGCTTGCCGAGGCCGAGGCGCAGGCGAGCAATGCCATGCTGCGTGAGGAAGTGACCGAGGACGACATCGCCGGCGTCGTCAGCCGCTGGACCGGCGTGCCCGTCGACAAGATGCTGCAAGGCGAGCGCGAGAAGCTGCTCAACATGGAAAGCGCGATCGGCGCGCGCGTGATCGGGCAGGCGGCGGCGGTGACCGCCGTGTCCAAGGCGGTGCGCCGTGCTCGCGCGGGGCTACAGGATCCGAACAGGCCGATGGGCTCGTTCCTGTTCCTCGGCCCCACGGGTGTAGGCAAGACCGAGCTGACCAAGGCACTGGCCTCGTTCCTGTTCGACGACGACAACGCGATGGTGCGCATCGACATGAGCGAGTTCATGGAGAAGCACGCCGTCAGCCGCCTGATCGGCGCGCCTCCGGGATACGTCGGCTACGACGAGGGCGGCGTGCTGACCGAGGCGGTGCGGCGCCGGCCCTACCAGGTCGTGCTGTTCGACGAGGTCGAGAAGGCGCACCCGGACGTGTTCAACGTGCTGCTGCAAGTGCTCGACGACGGTCGCCTGACCGACGGGCAGGGCCGGGTGGTGGACTTCACCAACACGCTGATCATCCTGACCAGCAACCTGGGAAGCCAGTATCTCGCCAACCTCGACGAGGGTCAGGACGTCAGCAGCGTCGAGCCGCAAGTCATGGAGATCGTGCGCGGACACTTCCGCCCCGAGTTCCTGAACCGGCTGGACGAAGTAATCCTGTTCCACCGCCTCGGACAGGGCGAGATGGGCCCGATCGTTGAAATCCAGGTCGGCCGGGTGCAGAAGCTGCTCAAGGA
- a CDS encoding ATP-binding cassette domain-containing protein — protein sequence MPTNLLASASMYELDAVRVSFGGVEALARTNLTIARGETLVLLGPSGSGKSTLLRCLIGLSPYRGTLRFDGEPVRDWRVVRQRLGYVIQEGGLFPHLSARGNVVLAAREFGWDAARIEGRVEELAELVDLDAQQLARFPGELSGGQRQRVAMMRALMLAPDVLLLDEPLSALDPVTRLRLAGELRDIFVRLNMTVVMVTHSLREARFFGGRAVLMRDGGIVQQGKIAELEERPADDFVAEFLAAEAAL from the coding sequence ATGCCCACCAACCTGCTAGCGTCGGCATCGATGTACGAACTCGACGCCGTGCGCGTGTCCTTTGGCGGGGTTGAGGCCCTTGCCCGGACCAACTTGACCATTGCCAGGGGCGAGACGCTTGTGCTGCTCGGGCCCTCGGGCTCGGGCAAGTCGACGCTGTTGCGCTGCCTGATCGGGCTCTCGCCGTACCGGGGCACCTTGCGCTTCGATGGCGAGCCGGTGCGCGACTGGCGCGTGGTGCGGCAGCGCCTCGGCTACGTCATCCAGGAAGGCGGCTTGTTCCCCCACTTGTCCGCGCGCGGCAACGTGGTGCTCGCGGCGCGCGAGTTCGGCTGGGACGCTGCTAGGATCGAAGGACGCGTTGAGGAACTTGCGGAACTCGTCGATCTTGATGCGCAGCAGCTCGCCCGCTTTCCCGGCGAACTGTCGGGCGGGCAGCGGCAGCGCGTGGCGATGATGCGTGCGCTGATGCTGGCTCCCGATGTGCTGCTGCTGGACGAGCCACTGTCCGCGCTTGATCCGGTGACGCGATTGCGGCTGGCAGGAGAACTGCGCGACATCTTCGTGCGGCTGAACATGACGGTGGTGATGGTGACGCATAGCTTGCGCGAGGCGCGCTTCTTCGGCGGTCGCGCGGTGCTGATGCGCGACGGCGGGATCGTGCAACAGGGCAAGATTGCCGAGCTGGAGGAGCGGCCGGCGGATGACTTCGTGGCCGAGTTCCTGGCGGCGGAGGCGGCGTTGTGA
- a CDS encoding glycine betaine ABC transporter substrate-binding protein — translation MRRPCEILALVLLILLAITPTLAQAKPVTIGSKKFTESVILAEMARLALEQAHVPAQHRRELGGSRILYDAVAAGDIAAYPEYTGTLRFEIFADRKLANDAALGPVLAQRGFALSRPLGFSDGYALAMRADTAKRLGLTKLSDLARHPELTVAVSNEFVDRADGWRALSAAYNFGAIKVRGIDHDLAYRAIAGSQIDVTDVYTTDAEIAAYGLVVLEDDRAFFPRYDAAFLYRRDLDPRAVAVLDSLAGRLDEAKMRELNRKVRIDGMSETDAAREALGLAAQTQDDSRWRRLLDRTREHFALVTAALALALVVALPLGVASARLPRLGALVLPLAGLLQTIPSLALFVMLIPLLGIGAAPTIAALFVYSLLPIVRNTHAGLTGIAPALLDSAEALGLSRRTRLLRIELPLALPTILAGVRTAAVIAVGLATLGAIIGAGGYGQPILTGIRLANNGLILEGAIPAAVFALVIEGGFHLLERAITPRGLRTSARR, via the coding sequence GTGAGGCGGCCTTGTGAGATCCTAGCGCTGGTCCTGCTCATCTTGCTCGCTATTACCCCCACCCTCGCCCAAGCCAAACCCGTCACCATCGGCTCCAAGAAGTTCACCGAGAGCGTCATCCTCGCCGAGATGGCGCGGCTTGCACTCGAGCAGGCGCACGTCCCCGCGCAGCACCGCCGCGAGCTGGGCGGCAGCCGCATCCTCTACGATGCCGTCGCGGCCGGAGACATCGCCGCCTATCCCGAATACACCGGCACGCTGCGCTTCGAGATCTTCGCCGACCGCAAGCTGGCGAACGACGCCGCGCTGGGGCCCGTCCTCGCGCAACGCGGGTTCGCCCTGTCACGTCCGCTCGGCTTCAGTGACGGCTATGCACTCGCGATGCGGGCCGACACTGCCAAACGCCTGGGTCTGACCAAGCTCTCCGACCTCGCCCGACATCCCGAGCTGACGGTCGCCGTGTCGAACGAGTTCGTCGACCGCGCAGACGGCTGGCGCGCCCTCTCCGCCGCTTACAACTTTGGCGCCATCAAGGTGCGCGGCATCGACCACGACCTGGCTTATCGGGCCATCGCCGGCAGCCAGATCGACGTCACCGATGTCTACACCACCGACGCCGAGATCGCCGCCTACGGCCTCGTGGTACTGGAGGACGATCGTGCCTTCTTCCCGCGCTACGATGCCGCGTTCCTCTACCGCCGCGATCTCGATCCCCGCGCCGTCGCGGTGCTCGACTCGCTTGCCGGACGGCTAGACGAGGCGAAGATGCGCGAGCTCAATCGCAAGGTCCGCATCGACGGCATGAGCGAGACCGATGCCGCACGCGAAGCGCTCGGCCTGGCTGCGCAAACGCAGGACGACAGCCGCTGGCGCCGCCTGCTGGACCGCACGCGCGAGCACTTCGCCCTGGTCACCGCCGCACTGGCGCTTGCCCTGGTCGTTGCTCTACCGCTCGGCGTCGCCTCGGCCCGCCTGCCGCGATTGGGTGCGCTTGTGCTGCCACTGGCGGGCTTGCTGCAGACGATCCCCAGCCTGGCGCTTTTCGTCATGCTGATCCCGCTGCTCGGCATCGGTGCCGCGCCGACTATAGCAGCGCTGTTCGTCTATTCGCTGTTGCCGATCGTCAGGAACACGCACGCCGGGCTGACCGGCATAGCGCCGGCCCTGCTCGACAGCGCAGAGGCGCTCGGCCTGTCGCGCCGCACGCGCCTGCTGCGCATCGAACTGCCGCTGGCATTGCCGACGATCCTGGCGGGCGTGCGCACCGCGGCGGTGATCGCGGTGGGATTGGCGACGCTGGGTGCGATCATCGGCGCGGGCGGGTATGGCCAGCCGATCCTCACCGGCATCCGCCTCGCCAACAACGGGCTGATCCTGGAGGGCGCGATCCCCGCCGCCGTGTTCGCGCTGGTGATCGAGGGCGGGTTCCACTTGCTCGAACGCGCGATCACGCCGCGTGGGCTGCGAACATCGGCGCGGCGCTGA
- a CDS encoding nuclear transport factor 2 family protein: MAQFTPQQAADVLAIKQVIYEWGDELDINNGLKILDAGVLADDVRYFVGGEWREGKQAVAQFYQGRKATLGDNAPVMRHIISSLRVSLDSADHAKVGYLLVFFAKAGTPPFEGYCDPLAVADVKMECTRGADGEWRISLFDSGQIFKR, from the coding sequence GTGGCCCAATTCACTCCCCAACAAGCGGCAGACGTCCTGGCGATCAAGCAGGTGATCTACGAGTGGGGCGACGAGCTCGACATCAACAACGGCCTCAAGATCCTCGACGCCGGCGTGCTGGCCGACGATGTGCGCTACTTCGTCGGTGGCGAGTGGCGCGAGGGCAAGCAGGCGGTCGCGCAGTTCTACCAGGGGCGCAAGGCGACGCTGGGCGACAATGCTCCGGTCATGCGCCACATCATCTCGTCGCTGCGGGTGTCGCTCGATAGCGCGGATCATGCCAAGGTCGGCTACCTCCTTGTGTTCTTCGCCAAGGCCGGAACACCGCCGTTTGAAGGCTATTGCGATCCTCTCGCGGTCGCCGACGTGAAAATGGAATGCACCCGCGGCGCAGATGGTGAGTGGCGAATTTCGCTGTTCGACAGCGGTCAGATCTTCAAGCGCTGA
- a CDS encoding pitrilysin family protein: MRHLTTAALPALAAALALSACAQTPAPPTASSPPPTSQAASPKDLVAAVDIPFEKFTLANGLTVLVHTDRKAPVVGVTTYYRVGSKHEPRGKTGFAHLYEHLFFGGSANVPSFDIPLEAAGSTPTNGSTWYDRTNYVETVPTGALPLALFMEADRMGHLLPAVTQDKLDKQRGVVQNEKRQGDNEPYGLLSYAVGEGLFPVGHPYRHETIGSMADLDAATLGDVRKWFTDHYAPNNVVLALSGDIDAATARPMVEKYFGAIPRGPEVRPVQALPVTLSATQTREMTDRVPVTRVTRNWSGPGLNDADSPALEIGLHILGGLASSRLDNALVRGKEVAVSVTASAQTFEQVSFLQATMDVKPGTDRKQAEAAFDQVISAFVQQGPNEDEVRRAVMSVISGEIGGLEVVGGMGGKGATLAEGELYSHDPAKYKEDLARMAALTPADVRSALQRWLTRPVVSVAVVPGERTESGETKGGWGDEGSTKPAPVDPKAPAAKLPPAPKLSEPPVAPIADLDFPTVEHATLSNGIPVALARRTAIPKVVLSIAFDAGFAADSLDTPGTQALMLSALEEGTTTRDATAIAEEQERLGASISTGGSQDRSNVGLSALTANLAPSLALLADVVLHPAFRPADVARVRDQQLTALQQVQASPQALAQRTLDGLVYGAHPYALPSDGLGTPAAVAALSPESLRAAHAKWLRPDLARITVVGDITMEQLKPMLEAAFSGWKVPTAPAPHKALDAALPRQQARIVVLDRPASPQSYIAAGRALPIQGTTQGTEALNLANDVLGGGFLSRLNGDLREDKGWSYGVYSAVSRPIGPRTLLVSAPVQTDKTGASVKAILADMAAFPAKAPPTPVELQRVTEGAIRGMPNSFQTNGSVLQAIENNDRLGRPDDYYETLASTYRKIDSQQIEAAARQYLQPDGMTIVIVGDRKAVEPQLTGLTVPIEYRAAPALANDGAEGGAAAPETKDTSQ; the protein is encoded by the coding sequence ATGCGTCACCTCACGACTGCGGCCCTGCCCGCTCTTGCCGCCGCCCTTGCCCTCTCGGCCTGCGCTCAAACCCCCGCTCCCCCGACGGCAAGCTCTCCTCCGCCGACCAGCCAGGCCGCCTCGCCCAAGGACCTCGTCGCCGCGGTCGACATTCCATTCGAGAAGTTCACGCTGGCGAACGGCCTGACGGTCCTGGTCCACACCGACCGCAAGGCGCCGGTAGTGGGCGTCACCACCTACTACCGCGTCGGCTCCAAGCACGAACCGCGCGGCAAGACCGGGTTCGCGCACCTTTACGAGCATCTGTTCTTCGGCGGCTCGGCCAACGTGCCCAGCTTCGATATCCCGCTGGAGGCCGCCGGCTCCACCCCCACCAACGGCTCCACCTGGTACGATCGCACCAATTACGTGGAGACGGTGCCCACCGGCGCGCTGCCGCTGGCGCTGTTCATGGAAGCCGACCGCATGGGCCACCTGCTGCCCGCGGTCACCCAGGACAAGCTCGATAAGCAGCGCGGCGTCGTCCAGAACGAGAAGCGCCAGGGCGACAACGAGCCTTACGGCCTGCTCAGCTACGCCGTGGGCGAGGGGCTGTTTCCGGTTGGCCATCCCTATCGCCACGAGACGATCGGCTCGATGGCCGACCTCGACGCCGCTACGCTGGGCGACGTGCGCAAGTGGTTCACCGACCACTATGCCCCCAACAATGTCGTCCTGGCGCTGAGCGGCGACATCGACGCCGCCACCGCACGACCGATGGTGGAGAAGTACTTCGGTGCCATCCCGCGCGGTCCCGAAGTCCGCCCTGTTCAGGCGCTACCGGTCACGCTTTCTGCCACGCAGACGCGCGAGATGACCGATCGCGTGCCCGTCACGCGGGTCACTCGCAACTGGAGCGGCCCGGGCCTCAACGATGCCGACTCGCCCGCACTGGAGATCGGCCTACACATCCTGGGCGGCCTTGCCAGCTCGCGGCTCGACAATGCCTTGGTGCGCGGCAAGGAAGTGGCCGTTTCCGTCACCGCCAGCGCGCAGACTTTCGAGCAGGTCAGCTTCCTGCAAGCGACGATGGACGTGAAGCCCGGCACCGATCGCAAGCAGGCAGAGGCCGCCTTCGATCAGGTTATCAGCGCCTTCGTGCAGCAAGGCCCCAATGAGGACGAAGTGCGCCGCGCGGTGATGAGCGTTATCAGCGGCGAGATCGGCGGCCTCGAAGTCGTCGGCGGCATGGGCGGCAAGGGCGCGACCCTGGCCGAGGGCGAGCTCTATTCGCACGATCCTGCCAAGTACAAGGAAGACCTGGCGCGCATGGCCGCGCTCACCCCGGCAGACGTGCGCAGCGCGCTGCAGCGCTGGCTGACGCGCCCGGTGGTCTCGGTTGCGGTCGTCCCCGGCGAGCGGACCGAATCGGGTGAGACCAAGGGCGGGTGGGGCGACGAGGGCAGCACCAAGCCTGCCCCCGTCGACCCCAAGGCGCCAGCGGCAAAGCTGCCGCCCGCCCCCAAGCTCAGCGAGCCACCTGTCGCGCCGATCGCCGACCTCGACTTCCCCACGGTCGAGCATGCGACCTTGTCGAACGGCATCCCGGTGGCGCTCGCGCGCCGCACCGCGATCCCCAAGGTGGTGCTGTCGATCGCTTTCGACGCAGGCTTTGCCGCCGATTCGCTCGACACGCCGGGCACGCAGGCGCTGATGCTCTCGGCGCTCGAGGAAGGCACCACCACTCGTGATGCCACTGCCATCGCCGAGGAGCAGGAGCGGCTGGGCGCCTCGATCAGCACCGGCGGCAGCCAGGACCGCAGCAACGTCGGCCTGTCCGCCCTCACCGCCAACCTGGCACCGTCGCTGGCGCTGCTGGCTGACGTGGTGCTGCACCCGGCATTCCGTCCGGCCGACGTGGCGCGCGTGCGCGACCAGCAGCTCACGGCCTTGCAGCAAGTCCAGGCCTCGCCCCAGGCGCTGGCCCAGCGCACGCTCGACGGACTGGTCTATGGCGCGCACCCTTATGCGCTACCGTCGGACGGCCTCGGCACCCCGGCCGCCGTTGCCGCGCTGAGCCCGGAGTCGCTGCGCGCGGCGCATGCCAAGTGGCTCCGCCCCGACCTCGCGCGCATCACCGTGGTGGGCGACATCACCATGGAGCAGCTGAAGCCCATGCTGGAGGCGGCGTTCAGCGGCTGGAAGGTCCCTACCGCTCCCGCGCCGCACAAGGCGCTCGATGCCGCGCTGCCCCGGCAGCAGGCGCGCATCGTCGTGCTCGATCGTCCCGCCTCGCCGCAGTCGTACATCGCCGCGGGCCGCGCGCTGCCGATCCAGGGCACGACGCAAGGGACCGAGGCGCTGAACCTTGCCAACGACGTGCTGGGCGGCGGCTTCCTCTCGCGCCTGAACGGCGACTTGCGCGAGGACAAGGGCTGGAGCTACGGCGTCTACAGTGCGGTCTCACGGCCGATCGGTCCACGCACGCTGCTGGTCAGCGCACCGGTGCAGACCGACAAGACCGGCGCCTCCGTCAAGGCGATCCTGGCCGACATGGCCGCCTTCCCCGCTAAGGCCCCACCCACCCCGGTCGAGCTCCAGCGCGTCACCGAAGGCGCGATCCGCGGCATGCCCAACTCGTTCCAGACCAACGGCAGCGTGCTGCAGGCGATCGAGAACAACGACCGGCTTGGACGCCCCGACGACTACTATGAGACGCTCGCCAGCACTTATCGCAAAATCGATTCGCAGCAGATCGAAGCCGCGGCGCGCCAGTACTTGCAGCCGGACGGCATGACGATCGTTATCGTTGGCGACCGCAAGGCCGTCGAGCCACAGCTCACGGGCCTGACCGTGCCGATCGAATACCGCGCCGCGCCGGCCCTTGCCAACGATGGCGCGGAGGGTGGTGCGGCCGCACCTGAGACAAAGGACACATCGCAATGA
- the rpsU gene encoding 30S ribosomal protein S21 gives MQILVRDNNVDQALRALKKKLQREGVYREMKLRRHYEKPSEKRAREKAAAVRRARKLERKRLERDGAK, from the coding sequence ATGCAAATTCTCGTACGGGACAACAACGTCGATCAGGCCCTTCGCGCTCTCAAGAAGAAGCTGCAGCGTGAAGGCGTGTACCGCGAGATGAAGTTGCGCCGTCACTACGAGAAGCCGAGCGAGAAGCGCGCGCGTGAGAAGGCTGCCGCCGTTCGCCGCGCTCGCAAGCTGGAGCGCAAGCGCCTGGAGCGCGATGGCGCGAAGTAG
- a CDS encoding FKBP-type peptidyl-prolyl cis-trans isomerase — translation MTEITRVPLQPIARGSLTKLWVGIAAVALLAGGVAWAAMPASVDVDTIKAGAGESPTREDVALVNYKGTLPDGKVFDEGKQAVLPLAEVVPGFTKALEQMQRGGKYKVHIPSSLAYGDKAAGPIPANTDLDFEIELLDFKSRADIEQQQRIMQQLQQMQGAGGMPGAGAPGGPAGAPGAAPQGVPPTQ, via the coding sequence ATGACCGAGATCACCCGCGTCCCGCTCCAGCCGATCGCCCGTGGCAGCCTGACCAAGCTGTGGGTCGGCATCGCCGCCGTTGCGCTGCTCGCCGGTGGCGTGGCCTGGGCCGCGATGCCTGCGTCGGTGGACGTCGACACGATCAAGGCCGGTGCCGGCGAGTCGCCGACGCGCGAAGACGTCGCGCTGGTGAACTACAAGGGCACGCTGCCCGATGGTAAGGTGTTCGACGAGGGCAAGCAGGCCGTGCTGCCGCTGGCCGAAGTCGTCCCCGGCTTCACCAAGGCGCTCGAGCAGATGCAGCGCGGCGGCAAGTACAAGGTCCATATCCCCAGCTCGCTGGCTTACGGTGACAAGGCCGCAGGCCCGATCCCGGCAAACACCGACCTCGACTTCGAGATCGAGCTGCTGGACTTCAAGAGCCGCGCCGACATCGAGCAGCAGCAGCGCATCATGCAACAGCTGCAGCAGATGCAAGGCGCGGGCGGTATGCCGGGCGCGGGCGCTCCTGGTGGCCCTGCCGGCGCACCCGGCGCAGCACCGCAAGGCGTCCCGCCGACGCAGTAA
- the gatC gene encoding Asp-tRNA(Asn)/Glu-tRNA(Gln) amidotransferase subunit GatC — protein MSVDTAIVAKIASLARIKLGAAEVEAMVPELNGILAWVEQLGEVDVTGVEPMTAVIPNTLRLRDDVIDADPLTGGGVRDKVLANAPAAEHGFFGVPKVIE, from the coding sequence ATGTCGGTCGATACCGCAATCGTGGCGAAGATCGCCTCGCTCGCCCGCATCAAGCTGGGCGCCGCCGAAGTCGAGGCGATGGTGCCTGAACTGAACGGCATTCTGGCCTGGGTCGAGCAGCTCGGCGAAGTCGACGTGACCGGCGTCGAGCCGATGACCGCCGTCATTCCCAACACCCTGCGCCTGCGCGACGACGTGATCGATGCCGATCCGCTCACCGGCGGCGGCGTGCGCGACAAGGTCCTCGCCAACGCTCCCGCAGCCGAGCACGGCTTCTTCGGCGTGCCCAAGGTGATCGAATAA
- the gatA gene encoding Asp-tRNA(Asn)/Glu-tRNA(Gln) amidotransferase subunit GatA — MTDLTDLGVAAIRSGVTSGQFTAVQVAEAFNANVAAAQDALNAFIVATPEKAIEAAQAVDAKRAAGEPLGKMGGVPIGMKDLFATAGIQTTAASHMLEGFVPQYESTVSQKLWDAGAGMLGKLNLDQFAMGSSNETSYFGNVVSPWKRNDGGNAALAPGGSSGGSSAAIAARLCPAATGTDTGGSIRQPAAFTGITGIKPTYGRCSRWGVVAFASSLDQAGPMARDVTDCAIMLEAMAGFDPKDSTSLDLPVPAWEAGLDTDLSGKTVGIPREYRMDGMDADVARSWDDGIAWLKDAGATIVDISLPHTKYALPAYYIIAPAEASSNLARYDGVRYGLRDLPEGAGLQDMYAATREAGFGAEVKRRILIGTYVLSAGYYDAYYTQAQKVRALIARDFEAAFQKCDVILAPTAPSAAFALGENVDDPLSMYLNDVFAVPASLAGLPAMSVPAGLNREGLPLGLQIIGRAFDEQGVLNAGLAIEQRAGFTARPAKWW; from the coding sequence ATGACCGATCTGACAGACCTCGGCGTCGCCGCCATCCGCTCTGGCGTGACCTCGGGCCAGTTCACCGCCGTCCAAGTGGCCGAGGCGTTCAACGCCAATGTCGCTGCCGCGCAGGACGCGCTGAACGCCTTCATCGTCGCCACGCCGGAAAAGGCGATCGAAGCCGCACAGGCCGTCGATGCCAAGCGTGCCGCGGGCGAGCCGCTCGGCAAGATGGGCGGCGTGCCGATCGGCATGAAGGACCTGTTCGCCACGGCCGGCATCCAGACCACCGCCGCCAGTCATATGCTGGAAGGCTTCGTGCCGCAGTACGAGAGCACCGTCAGCCAGAAGTTGTGGGACGCCGGCGCGGGCATGCTCGGCAAGCTCAACCTCGACCAGTTCGCGATGGGCTCCTCGAACGAGACCAGCTACTTCGGTAACGTCGTCAGCCCTTGGAAGCGCAACGACGGCGGTAATGCCGCGCTCGCGCCGGGTGGCTCGTCAGGCGGCTCCTCCGCCGCCATCGCAGCGCGGCTGTGCCCGGCGGCAACCGGCACCGACACCGGCGGCTCGATCCGCCAGCCCGCCGCCTTCACCGGCATCACTGGCATCAAGCCCACTTACGGCCGCTGCTCGCGCTGGGGCGTCGTCGCCTTCGCCAGCTCGCTCGACCAGGCCGGACCGATGGCGCGCGACGTCACCGACTGCGCAATCATGCTGGAGGCCATGGCCGGGTTCGACCCCAAGGATTCGACCAGCCTCGACTTGCCGGTGCCCGCATGGGAGGCCGGCCTCGATACCGACCTCTCCGGCAAGACCGTGGGCATCCCGCGCGAGTACCGCATGGACGGCATGGACGCCGACGTTGCCAGGTCATGGGATGACGGGATCGCTTGGCTGAAGGATGCCGGCGCGACCATCGTCGACATCTCACTGCCTCACACCAAGTACGCGCTGCCCGCCTACTACATCATCGCGCCAGCCGAAGCCTCATCCAACCTCGCGCGCTACGATGGCGTGCGCTATGGCTTGCGCGATCTGCCCGAGGGCGCCGGCCTGCAGGACATGTACGCCGCCACGCGCGAAGCCGGGTTCGGCGCGGAAGTAAAGCGGCGCATTCTGATCGGCACCTACGTGCTCTCGGCCGGCTACTACGACGCCTATTACACCCAGGCGCAGAAGGTCCGGGCGCTGATCGCGCGCGACTTCGAAGCCGCGTTCCAGAAGTGCGACGTGATCCTGGCGCCGACTGCTCCGTCCGCCGCCTTCGCCCTCGGCGAGAATGTCGATGATCCATTGTCGATGTACCTCAACGACGTGTTCGCGGTGCCTGCCAGCCTTGCCGGCCTGCCTGCCATGTCGGTCCCCGCAGGACTGAACCGGGAGGGCCTGCCGCTCGGTTTGCAGATCATCGGCCGCGCGTTCGACGAGCAAGGCGTGCTCAACGCAGGACTGGCGATCGAGCAGCGGGCGGGCTTTACGGCGCGGCCTGCGAAGTGGTGGTAA